From Haloarcula rubripromontorii, the proteins below share one genomic window:
- the psmB gene encoding archaeal proteasome endopeptidase complex subunit beta, whose protein sequence is MRDMTPGPDLSGPQAADEFQSDPYAPEVGELPAQSTQDSETVNKTGTTTIGISTSDGVVIATDMRASLGGRFVSNKNVQKVEQIHPTAALTLVGSVGGAQSFIRTLRAEVNLYEARRGEDISMKALSTLAGNFARGGPFFAINPILGGVDDDGHHVYSIDPAGGVMKDDYTVTGSGLTVAYGTLEDRYEEDMTNEEAKEVAAASIKAAAERDTGSGNGIYLADVTSEGVDINGYDFDELL, encoded by the coding sequence ATGCGAGATATGACTCCGGGGCCGGATCTTTCTGGACCCCAGGCTGCTGACGAGTTCCAGAGCGACCCGTACGCACCCGAAGTCGGCGAGCTCCCCGCACAGTCCACACAGGATTCGGAGACGGTGAACAAGACCGGGACCACCACTATCGGTATCAGCACGTCCGACGGCGTCGTCATCGCGACAGATATGCGCGCCTCGCTTGGTGGTCGCTTCGTCTCGAACAAGAACGTTCAGAAAGTCGAGCAGATTCACCCCACGGCGGCGCTGACCCTCGTTGGGAGCGTCGGGGGCGCACAGTCGTTCATCCGGACGCTTCGCGCGGAGGTCAATCTCTACGAAGCACGCCGCGGTGAGGATATCAGTATGAAGGCTCTCTCGACGCTGGCCGGTAACTTCGCCCGCGGCGGCCCCTTCTTCGCTATCAATCCGATCCTCGGCGGCGTCGACGACGACGGCCACCACGTCTACTCCATCGACCCGGCCGGCGGCGTCATGAAAGACGACTACACCGTCACCGGCTCCGGGCTTACCGTCGCGTACGGGACACTCGAAGACCGCTACGAGGAAGATATGACCAACGAGGAGGCCAAGGAGGTCGCCGCCGCCTCCATCAAGGCCGCCGCTGAGCGTGACACCGGCTCCGGCAACGGCATCTACCTCGCCGACGTCACGAGCGAGGGCGTCGACATCAACGGCTACGACTTCGACGAACTGCTGTAA
- a CDS encoding DUF555 domain-containing protein, translating to MNYLVAMEAAWLVRDVDDIDDAIGVAVSEAGKRLNEAEMDYVEVEVGATGCPACGEPFDSAFIAADTALVGLVLEMDVFNAESPEHAQRIAKSEIGGALRDVPLKVVEVFETEADEDEAEAEA from the coding sequence ATGAACTACCTCGTGGCGATGGAAGCAGCCTGGCTGGTTCGTGATGTAGACGACATTGACGACGCTATCGGTGTCGCAGTGAGCGAAGCGGGGAAGCGGCTCAACGAAGCCGAGATGGACTACGTCGAGGTCGAGGTCGGCGCGACCGGCTGCCCGGCCTGTGGCGAACCGTTCGACTCGGCGTTCATCGCGGCCGACACGGCGCTCGTCGGACTGGTACTCGAGATGGATGTGTTCAACGCTGAGTCCCCGGAACACGCACAGCGGATCGCCAAGAGCGAAATCGGCGGCGCACTCCGAGATGTCCCGCTGAAAGTCGTTGAGGTATTCGAGACCGAGGCCGACGAGGACGAAGCCGAAGCCGAAGCATAA
- a CDS encoding CBS domain-containing protein, whose product MDLPTPQDLRERRNELGLTQSELAERADVSQPLIARIEGGDVDPRLSTLRRIVTALEEAEGGIIKARDLMNSPVVGVAPDDSVHQTKDVMDEKGYSQVPVIRDGAPQGLIGNSDIRQRPEENVGDLPVAEVMNESIATVEPDAPIDEVDAYLNHNAAVMVVEDGETIGVITEADIARTVS is encoded by the coding sequence ATGGACTTACCGACGCCACAGGACCTGCGGGAACGCCGCAACGAACTCGGGCTGACCCAGAGTGAACTGGCGGAACGCGCTGACGTCTCCCAACCCCTTATCGCTCGTATCGAAGGTGGTGATGTGGACCCGCGGCTGTCGACACTCCGTCGCATCGTGACTGCTCTCGAAGAGGCCGAGGGTGGCATCATCAAAGCCCGCGACCTGATGAACTCGCCTGTCGTCGGCGTTGCGCCCGACGATTCCGTCCACCAGACGAAAGACGTGATGGACGAGAAGGGGTACTCACAGGTTCCCGTCATCCGGGATGGGGCACCGCAGGGACTCATCGGTAACTCAGATATCCGCCAGCGGCCCGAGGAGAACGTCGGCGACCTTCCAGTGGCTGAAGTGATGAACGAGTCTATCGCGACCGTTGAGCCCGATGCCCCTATCGACGAAGTCGACGCTTACTTGAACCATAATGCCGCTGTGATGGTCGTTGAAGATGGAGAAACTATCGGTGTCATAACCGAAGCGGACATCGCGCGTACGGTCAGCTAA
- the purM gene encoding phosphoribosylformylglycinamidine cyclo-ligase translates to MTDSESESADDTEGEEGLTYAETGVDIDASEAATKALIGAAGEFEGDYAGLVDIGDQYLALATDGVGTKLLVAEAVDDYSTIGIDCIAMNANDLIATGVEPVAFVDYLAVETPDEGTSEDIGAGLRTGAERAGVALVGGETAVMPDVIKGLDIAGTCAGLAPKDAVFPGEAEPGDAIVGWPSSGIHSNGLTLAREAVTQDHEYTDPFPPNPDRTIAEELLEPTRIYSEVLAPLRASETHAAAHVTGGGWTNLTRMGDHRYEITDPFEAQPVFEFVQSEGEVSDDEMHRTFNMGTGFVAAVPEADAAEIVEDSEDARVIGEVVDGDEAVSIRGLELTG, encoded by the coding sequence ATGACCGACAGCGAGTCCGAGTCCGCAGACGACACCGAGGGCGAGGAGGGACTGACGTACGCGGAAACTGGTGTAGATATCGATGCGAGCGAGGCAGCGACAAAGGCGCTTATCGGCGCGGCCGGCGAGTTTGAAGGTGACTACGCGGGGCTGGTGGACATCGGCGACCAGTACCTCGCGCTCGCGACGGACGGCGTCGGAACGAAACTTCTCGTCGCCGAGGCCGTCGACGACTACTCGACTATCGGCATCGACTGCATCGCGATGAACGCCAACGACCTCATCGCGACCGGCGTCGAGCCGGTCGCCTTCGTCGACTACCTCGCGGTCGAGACGCCCGACGAGGGGACGAGCGAGGACATCGGCGCGGGGCTCCGGACAGGGGCCGAACGGGCCGGCGTGGCGCTGGTCGGCGGCGAAACCGCCGTGATGCCGGACGTGATCAAGGGGCTGGACATCGCCGGGACCTGCGCCGGCCTGGCCCCGAAAGACGCCGTCTTCCCCGGCGAGGCTGAGCCCGGCGACGCCATCGTCGGCTGGCCCTCCTCGGGCATCCACTCGAACGGACTCACGCTCGCCCGCGAGGCAGTCACACAGGACCACGAGTACACCGACCCGTTCCCGCCGAACCCGGACCGGACCATCGCCGAGGAACTGCTGGAGCCGACCCGGATATACAGCGAGGTGCTGGCCCCGCTCCGGGCCAGCGAGACCCATGCGGCCGCACACGTCACCGGCGGCGGCTGGACTAATCTCACGCGGATGGGTGACCACCGTTACGAAATAACGGACCCCTTCGAGGCACAGCCCGTCTTCGAGTTCGTCCAGAGCGAAGGCGAGGTCTCTGACGATGAGATGCACCGAACGTTCAACATGGGGACAGGGTTCGTCGCTGCGGTCCCCGAGGCCGACGCTGCGGAAATCGTCGAGGACAGCGAGGACGCTCGCGTCATCGGCGAAGTGGTTGACGGCGACGAGGCGGTCTCGATTCGCGGCCTCGAACTCACTGGGTGA
- a CDS encoding site-2 protease family protein codes for MAGRRQRTTADRTIGGLSFSGRELRDLLVAWLALGLAFTFFLERQFRRIVFGQFGGLSGAEIASTFAVSLLTVGIGFLLHELAHKVVAVRFGQIAAFKADYKMLGFAVLGGLVGFLFAAPGAVVHRGRLTAKQHGLIAVAGPVTNLALAAVFLVPFVAALLSSTSGFLWEVARMGLQINLLLAGFNMLPFGPLDGRTVREWSTPVFLLVAVPSILLAVGALFVL; via the coding sequence ATGGCGGGTCGACGACAGCGAACGACCGCGGACCGGACCATCGGCGGCCTCAGTTTCAGCGGGCGCGAACTCCGGGACCTCCTCGTCGCCTGGCTCGCGCTCGGACTGGCGTTTACGTTCTTCCTCGAACGGCAGTTCCGCCGCATCGTCTTCGGCCAGTTCGGCGGCCTCTCGGGGGCCGAAATCGCCAGCACCTTCGCGGTCAGCCTGCTGACCGTCGGTATCGGGTTTCTGCTCCATGAACTCGCGCACAAGGTCGTCGCCGTCCGGTTCGGTCAGATAGCCGCGTTCAAGGCCGACTACAAGATGCTGGGGTTCGCGGTTCTGGGCGGCCTCGTCGGCTTCCTGTTTGCCGCGCCCGGCGCGGTCGTCCACCGCGGTCGCCTGACGGCCAAGCAACACGGCCTCATCGCCGTCGCCGGCCCGGTGACGAACCTCGCGCTCGCCGCCGTCTTCCTCGTCCCGTTCGTCGCGGCGCTCCTGTCGAGTACGAGCGGCTTCCTCTGGGAGGTTGCCCGCATGGGGCTGCAGATCAATCTCCTGCTCGCCGGCTTCAACATGCTGCCCTTCGGCCCGCTGGACGGCCGGACGGTCCGGGAGTGGAGCACGCCGGTGTTCCTCCTCGTGGCGGTGCCGTCGATTCTCCTCGCGGTCGGCGCGCTGTTCGTCCTCTGA